The proteins below are encoded in one region of Methanobacterium aggregans:
- the rfbB gene encoding dTDP-glucose 4,6-dehydratase produces MKMLITGGAGFIGCNFVHHMLETYDHELVVLDKLTYAANQEYLKDVQDKIEFVKGDIEDSEAVKQAMKDCDMVVNFAAETHVDRSIEDPGVFVKTDVIGTYNLLEYVRKYDVDRYLQISTDEVYGSIENGSFTEESCIDPSSPYSASKAGGDVLVSAYYKTYGTPIIITRSSNNFGPYQYPEKLIPLFITNAMHDKELPVYGDGQNIRDWIYAPDNCRGIYTALTKGKLGEVYNIGGGNEKTNLEITHMILDILDKPESLIRFVDDRLGHDRRYSLDSAKIRKLGWKPEWAFEDAIRETVEWYKENLSMVMKG; encoded by the coding sequence ATGAAAATGCTTATAACAGGCGGTGCAGGTTTTATAGGTTGCAACTTCGTCCACCACATGCTTGAAACCTACGACCATGAACTGGTGGTTCTTGACAAGTTAACATACGCTGCCAACCAAGAATACCTGAAGGATGTTCAGGATAAAATCGAATTTGTGAAGGGTGACATAGAAGATTCTGAAGCTGTTAAACAGGCTATGAAGGACTGTGATATGGTTGTTAACTTCGCTGCAGAAACCCATGTGGATCGTTCAATAGAGGATCCTGGAGTTTTCGTTAAAACAGATGTTATTGGAACCTACAACCTCCTTGAATACGTTAGAAAGTACGATGTGGACCGTTACCTTCAGATATCAACAGATGAAGTTTACGGGAGTATTGAAAACGGTTCATTCACAGAGGAAAGCTGCATAGATCCTTCAAGCCCATACTCTGCAAGTAAAGCTGGGGGAGACGTTCTTGTAAGTGCCTACTACAAAACCTACGGCACGCCCATAATAATAACAAGAAGCAGCAACAACTTCGGACCTTACCAGTACCCTGAAAAACTCATACCACTTTTTATAACCAATGCAATGCATGACAAGGAACTTCCAGTTTACGGGGATGGGCAGAACATCAGGGACTGGATATATGCACCTGACAACTGCAGGGGAATATACACAGCCCTTACCAAGGGTAAACTTGGAGAGGTTTACAACATCGGTGGTGGAAACGAGAAAACCAACCTTGAAATCACCCACATGATACTTGACATCCTGGATAAACCTGAAAGCCTCATAAGATTCGTTGATGACAGGTTAGGCCATGACAGGCGTTACTCCCTGGACTCTGCAAAGATCAGGAAGCTTGGTTGGAAGCCAGAATGGGCATTTGAGGATGCAATCAGGGAAACTGTTGAATGGTACAAGGAGAACCTTTCAATGGTTATGAAGGGCTAG
- the galU gene encoding UTP--glucose-1-phosphate uridylyltransferase GalU, translating into MKAIIPAAGLGTRFLPATKAQPKEMLPVFNKPTIQYVVEEAVASGIDDILIITGKGKRSIEDHFDRSFELEYFLKNCGKIDNLVEIEAISEMADIYYVRQKQQKGLGDAILCAKKHIDGDPFAVLLGDTITHSNVPCTKQLMDIFEKYESSTIAIERLPDEKIERYGIIKGEKVNDSLYKIDDLVEKPKLSEAPSNLGITGRYILTPEIFDHLENVSPGVGGEIQLTDAMRSLESIYGYVFDGKIYDIGNTVEWLKSSIEMALENEEVRDDMMRYLKEIIKG; encoded by the coding sequence ATGAAAGCTATAATACCTGCCGCAGGACTTGGAACAAGATTTTTACCAGCTACAAAAGCACAACCAAAAGAAATGCTGCCAGTTTTTAACAAACCAACAATACAGTACGTTGTTGAGGAGGCAGTTGCCTCTGGAATTGATGATATCCTTATAATAACAGGTAAGGGAAAACGATCAATAGAGGATCACTTCGACAGATCTTTTGAACTGGAGTACTTCCTTAAAAACTGTGGAAAGATCGACAACCTGGTGGAAATTGAAGCAATCTCAGAAATGGCCGATATTTACTACGTTCGCCAGAAACAGCAGAAGGGACTTGGAGATGCAATACTCTGTGCAAAAAAACATATAGATGGAGATCCATTTGCAGTTCTTCTCGGTGATACAATAACCCATTCAAATGTCCCATGCACAAAACAGCTCATGGACATATTTGAGAAGTATGAATCATCAACCATTGCAATAGAAAGACTTCCAGACGAAAAAATTGAAAGATATGGGATAATAAAGGGAGAAAAGGTGAATGATTCTCTTTACAAGATAGATGATCTGGTTGAAAAACCAAAACTATCTGAGGCACCATCGAATCTTGGAATCACAGGCAGGTACATCCTAACCCCTGAAATCTTCGACCATCTTGAAAATGTTTCTCCAGGAGTGGGTGGAGAGATACAGCTTACAGATGCCATGAGATCCCTTGAAAGCATTTATGGTTATGTCTTTGATGGAAAGATTTACGACATTGGAAACACAGTGGAATGGCTCAAAAGTTCCATTGAAATGGCCCTGGAAAATGAAGAGGTAAGGGACGACATGATGAGGTACCTCAAGGAGATCATCAAGGGTTGA
- a CDS encoding Ig-like domain-containing protein, with translation MGGDGRVSNKATTNSALLTLLNSDLSLTKLSGNSQFQVTSKTIERTPNQKFSQFNQEASWTANSAGAGSVMIKGIINSVSFKWTGTGIEGMGQDGIELVWDLTQYVDNTAPVVTSSLNPNTTRSGNTVTLNAHSSPDTTYIVANTMGNLYSMNKGSDNNWNLDFTVPDAADGIYNVLLMAFDGMGNMGTSITNFTVDNTPPTINASCTPVLTRTGNSILVNATADDDTASMTLEVLGTIYNMIKDPTGTWIFNYTVPGLVDGTYDMLLTATDALGNTGNNYLNFTVDNTPPALVGDLNQTTARTGDNLTLNVSADNDTNTLTATILGEVYNLTKDSDGLWTLQYTIPQVADGLYTILLTGTDTLGNMGNTSLNFTVDNTPPSINGSVLPELTKTGNSILLKAAADPDTVRMTATILGTTYNMIQSPDGIWTLQYTVPQVADGLLGVFLDAWDSAGNHGCNTTNMTVDNALPGVNCTVLPGRAKNGGNVTLRVCADPDVVNVTAIIAENHYNLTQNSDGTWTLKYPIQGFADGFQTVLLTATNGLGSQGTAYTGFTVDNTAPALKAELLPSMVREGGKLFVRVYSDVDAVAVTAEILGKTYNLIKGSNSIWTLPYTVPGLKDGNYNVMLRGWDDLNNTNNTTLAFKVQNPVTPVNHGSLGGSSGSSTSTVHSASQGYSNGVPSVQGGSFGSAVAGKVVSPVVGGLSARSSSSSGLLDGFLSYEGNGWYCNVKGSVYGGSAAFLENPFNPFFYQFYTWDKLIQAGQKAWSTGNVWDFFNYDFFHFYGYSNLDHVWGGENIKWFLDNFVGIDVNGNMSVGSFLLNLLTIIPIGKLAAVAGRLLARYLPKFASTLIRSKAVQVLLKNKTVQKILKGANKYLINPLKWLEKLTIAKFWKYLPKINGNGIVEGVKRFSGFVNLSPRVWVESVFSGLSRSSLLRRVGLRLEGKVFSSFKLWGKVLPREIPSIVGHGVNVFWKGVKGGVDSLLDVFSDMTPLAVKKWVHSSPWRMKTFSKLGKVVSTKFYRNIHSAVSPIIKRNVALRSVYNAGKTVYKEYKQVKKQGIRKYVHKKIQKYVKPVYKRYIKPVYRKYVKPVVKQVVSAGKKVYSGAKNAWNGFKKWIGWK, from the coding sequence ATGGGTGGTGATGGTCGTGTTTCAAACAAGGCAACCACCAACTCCGCACTCTTAACACTCCTCAACTCAGATCTAAGCCTTACAAAACTTTCAGGTAACAGTCAGTTTCAGGTTACCAGTAAAACTATAGAAAGAACACCCAATCAGAAATTCTCCCAGTTCAACCAGGAAGCTTCATGGACAGCCAACAGTGCAGGTGCAGGAAGCGTAATGATCAAAGGAATAATCAACAGTGTGAGCTTCAAATGGACAGGAACCGGCATAGAAGGAATGGGACAAGACGGAATAGAACTAGTATGGGACCTCACACAGTACGTGGACAACACAGCACCGGTTGTAACATCATCCCTGAACCCCAACACAACACGTTCCGGGAACACTGTCACTTTAAACGCCCATTCCAGCCCAGATACAACATACATCGTTGCAAATACAATGGGAAACCTGTACAGTATGAACAAAGGCTCCGACAACAACTGGAACCTGGACTTCACAGTTCCAGATGCTGCAGACGGCATATACAATGTACTATTAATGGCCTTTGATGGTATGGGTAACATGGGCACCTCTATAACGAACTTCACAGTGGACAACACACCACCAACCATAAATGCGAGTTGCACTCCGGTTTTAACAAGGACAGGAAATAGTATCCTGGTGAATGCCACTGCAGATGATGACACAGCGAGCATGACCCTGGAAGTACTGGGAACCATCTACAACATGATAAAAGATCCAACTGGCACTTGGATATTCAACTACACAGTACCTGGACTTGTGGATGGTACCTACGACATGTTATTAACTGCTACGGATGCACTGGGAAATACCGGTAACAACTACCTCAATTTCACAGTGGACAACACACCACCAGCACTCGTAGGAGATTTAAATCAAACAACCGCCCGAACAGGTGATAACCTAACATTGAATGTGAGTGCAGACAACGACACAAATACATTAACAGCAACCATCCTCGGAGAGGTTTACAACCTCACAAAGGATTCTGATGGTTTATGGACACTCCAATACACAATACCACAGGTTGCAGACGGACTCTACACCATTCTCCTGACTGGAACTGATACACTGGGAAATATGGGTAACACATCATTGAACTTCACGGTGGACAACACACCACCAAGTATCAACGGCTCCGTGCTTCCGGAGCTTACCAAAACAGGTAACTCAATACTTCTTAAGGCGGCTGCAGATCCTGATACAGTTCGGATGACTGCAACAATACTCGGAACAACCTACAACATGATCCAAAGCCCAGATGGTATTTGGACTCTTCAGTACACAGTACCACAGGTTGCAGATGGTCTTTTAGGTGTGTTTTTGGATGCTTGGGATAGTGCTGGTAATCATGGATGTAATACAACGAATATGACTGTGGATAATGCGCTTCCGGGTGTGAATTGTACTGTTTTACCGGGTCGTGCTAAAAATGGTGGTAACGTCACGTTGAGGGTTTGTGCAGATCCTGATGTGGTTAATGTCACAGCAATCATCGCTGAAAACCATTACAACCTAACACAAAACAGTGACGGCACCTGGACCCTTAAATATCCCATTCAAGGATTTGCAGACGGATTTCAAACAGTTCTTCTCACTGCTACCAACGGCCTGGGCAGTCAAGGAACAGCTTATACCGGTTTTACCGTGGATAACACTGCACCGGCCCTGAAAGCAGAGTTACTACCAAGTATGGTTAGGGAGGGTGGTAAGCTTTTTGTGAGGGTTTATTCTGATGTTGATGCTGTGGCAGTTACAGCGGAGATTCTCGGAAAAACCTACAACCTGATTAAAGGTTCCAACAGCATCTGGACACTCCCCTACACAGTTCCCGGACTTAAAGACGGTAATTACAATGTCATGTTGAGGGGTTGGGATGATCTCAACAACACCAACAACACCACACTCGCTTTTAAGGTACAGAATCCTGTAACACCCGTTAATCATGGTTCACTTGGAGGTTCTAGTGGTTCATCCACATCAACTGTGCATTCTGCTTCACAGGGTTACAGTAACGGTGTTCCTAGTGTGCAGGGTGGTTCTTTTGGTTCTGCCGTGGCGGGTAAGGTGGTTTCTCCGGTTGTTGGTGGTTTGTCTGCTAGGTCTTCATCGTCTTCTGGTTTGTTGGATGGGTTTTTGAGTTATGAGGGTAATGGTTGGTATTGTAATGTGAAGGGTTCTGTTTATGGTGGTTCTGCTGCGTTTTTGGAGAATCCTTTTAATCCCTTTTTTTATCAGTTTTATACATGGGATAAGTTGATTCAGGCGGGTCAGAAGGCTTGGAGTACGGGTAATGTTTGGGATTTCTTTAACTATGATTTTTTCCATTTTTATGGTTACAGTAATTTGGATCATGTGTGGGGTGGGGAGAATATTAAGTGGTTTTTGGATAATTTTGTGGGGATTGATGTCAATGGTAATATGTCTGTTGGAAGTTTCTTGCTTAATTTACTCACTATTATTCCTATAGGTAAGTTAGCGGCTGTTGCTGGAAGGTTACTGGCAAGATATTTACCAAAATTTGCAAGCACACTCATAAGAAGCAAGGCAGTACAGGTACTACTTAAAAATAAAACAGTGCAAAAAATACTCAAAGGAGCAAACAAATACTTAATCAATCCATTAAAGTGGCTGGAGAAATTGACTATTGCTAAATTTTGGAAATATTTGCCTAAGATTAATGGGAATGGGATTGTTGAGGGTGTTAAGAGGTTTAGTGGTTTTGTTAATTTGAGTCCTAGGGTTTGGGTTGAGAGTGTTTTTTCTGGGCTTTCTAGGTCTTCTTTGTTGCGTCGTGTGGGTTTGAGGTTGGAGGGTAAGGTTTTTAGTAGTTTTAAGTTGTGGGGTAAGGTTTTGCCTAGGGAGATTCCGAGTATTGTGGGTCATGGTGTTAATGTGTTTTGGAAGGGTGTTAAGGGTGGTGTTGATTCGTTGTTGGATGTTTTTTCGGATATGACTCCTCTTGCTGTTAAAAAGTGGGTTCATAGTTCTCCGTGGAGGATGAAAACCTTCAGTAAACTTGGGAAAGTAGTAAGTACTAAGTTTTATAGGAATATTCATAGTGCTGTGAGTCCTATTATTAAGAGGAATGTTGCACTTCGCAGTGTTTATAATGCAGGTAAAACGGTTTATAAGGAGTATAAGCAGGTTAAAAAGCAGGGTATTCGTAAATATGTGCATAAAAAGATTCAAAAATATGTTAAACCCGTTTATAAGAGGTATATTAAACCTGTTTATAGGAAGTATGTTAAGCCTGTGGTGAAGCAGGTTGTGTCTGCGGGTAAAAAGGTTTATAGTGGTGCAAAAAACGCATGGAATGGCTTTAAAAAGTGGATAGGGTGGAAATAA
- a CDS encoding RDD family protein, which yields MVSDVESVVLASVSRRAGAFVLDLPLLLMFFGFLFFIGLGSPDLFVGVVFLIISALITLAHFSYFEGPSGGSTPGKYYLSLMVVDERTLQPPSRMQSITRNLLRFVDLLPYIIPGLRGLIIIFTSNKNQRLGDKAAKTIVIQKKTR from the coding sequence ATGGTTAGTGATGTTGAGAGTGTTGTGTTGGCTTCTGTTTCTCGCAGGGCAGGTGCTTTTGTGTTGGATCTTCCGTTGTTACTGATGTTCTTTGGTTTTTTATTCTTCATAGGGTTAGGTTCACCTGATCTGTTTGTGGGTGTTGTTTTCCTGATAATCAGCGCCCTGATTACGCTGGCACACTTTTCTTACTTTGAGGGACCTTCAGGTGGTAGTACGCCCGGTAAGTACTATTTATCTTTGATGGTGGTGGATGAACGGACTTTGCAACCTCCAAGTAGGATGCAGAGCATTACACGGAATCTTTTAAGATTTGTTGATCTTTTACCATACATTATACCGGGCCTCCGGGGCCTGATAATTATCTTCACCTCAAATAAAAATCAAAGACTTGGAGACAAAGCAGCAAAAACCATAGTCATCCAGAAAAAAACCCGATAA
- a CDS encoding dTDP-4-dehydrorhamnose 3,5-epimerase family protein, with translation MIDGVKIKNLKVVPDERGWLMEIMRNDDDIFEKFGQVYMTTAYPGVVKGWHLHKKQTDNFTCIHGMMKVALYDSRKDSPTYGEINEFFVGEKNPILISVPTYVYHGFKAVGTETAYFVSVPTHAYNYDEPDEFRLPPDTDEIPYDWILEGKKHG, from the coding sequence ATGATCGATGGCGTTAAAATAAAAAATCTTAAGGTAGTTCCAGATGAGAGGGGCTGGCTTATGGAAATAATGAGAAACGATGATGATATATTTGAAAAATTCGGCCAGGTTTACATGACAACAGCATATCCTGGAGTTGTTAAGGGCTGGCACCTTCACAAAAAACAGACAGACAATTTCACATGCATACACGGCATGATGAAGGTTGCACTTTACGATTCAAGGAAAGATTCACCTACCTACGGTGAGATCAACGAGTTTTTCGTTGGAGAAAAAAATCCAATACTTATAAGTGTCCCAACCTACGTTTACCACGGATTTAAAGCTGTTGGAACAGAAACTGCCTACTTCGTGAGCGTTCCAACCCATGCCTACAACTACGATGAACCAGATGAGTTCAGGCTACCTCCAGACACTGATGAAATACCATACGACTGGATATTAGAGGGTAAAAAACACGGTTAA
- a CDS encoding DUF167 family protein produces MKAVRESEGGILVDIEVSTKSNKFEISGYNTWREAIEIRIKSVPQKGKANKEITKEFSKLTKNPVEIIAGHKSHHKTLKIHNMGKDEFLKIMGSYF; encoded by the coding sequence ATGAAGGCAGTGAGGGAATCTGAAGGTGGAATACTGGTGGACATAGAGGTTTCCACAAAATCAAACAAATTTGAGATTTCAGGCTACAACACCTGGCGTGAAGCCATTGAAATCAGGATAAAATCAGTTCCACAGAAGGGCAAGGCCAACAAGGAAATAACAAAAGAATTTTCCAAACTCACCAAGAACCCAGTTGAGATTATAGCTGGACATAAAAGTCATCATAAAACCTTAAAGATCCATAATATGGGTAAAGATGAGTTTTTAAAGATTATGGGCTCTTATTTTTAA
- the rfbD gene encoding dTDP-4-dehydrorhamnose reductase, with protein MKNLFITGGSGLLGSKFGYLAGDRYDITVTHHKNPVQNSVSFDITDEEDVINKISLLNPDFVVHSAALTNVDYCEDHPDEAWNINVNGTENIAKACEKTGSKLVYVSTDFVFDGERGMYLEDDETNPLGHYALTKLKGEEVIQKYDVDHAVARVSVLYGWHSCMNFVTWVINELKNGMEINIVTDQYNSPTLADNAAEAILKLFELDKTGVYHTAGGERINRFDFALNIADVFELDSNLINPVESKSFVQKAKRPRDSSLNVEKVEKDTGMKMFDTVEGLEYMKRVMESH; from the coding sequence ATGAAAAACCTTTTTATAACCGGTGGAAGTGGACTTTTAGGTTCCAAGTTTGGTTATCTTGCAGGAGACAGATACGATATAACAGTGACCCACCACAAAAATCCGGTCCAAAATTCAGTTTCATTTGATATAACCGATGAAGAAGATGTTATAAATAAGATAAGTTTATTAAATCCAGATTTTGTTGTTCATTCTGCAGCGTTGACCAACGTTGACTACTGTGAGGACCATCCAGATGAAGCCTGGAACATCAACGTTAATGGAACAGAAAACATAGCAAAGGCATGTGAAAAAACGGGCAGCAAGCTTGTATACGTTTCAACGGATTTTGTTTTTGACGGTGAAAGGGGAATGTACCTTGAAGATGATGAAACAAATCCACTAGGTCACTACGCCCTCACCAAACTCAAAGGTGAAGAGGTGATCCAAAAGTACGATGTTGATCATGCAGTGGCACGTGTAAGTGTTCTCTACGGATGGCACAGTTGCATGAACTTTGTAACATGGGTTATAAATGAACTTAAAAATGGAATGGAGATAAACATAGTAACGGATCAGTACAACTCCCCAACACTTGCAGATAACGCTGCAGAGGCCATTTTAAAGTTATTTGAGTTGGATAAAACTGGTGTGTACCACACTGCTGGTGGCGAACGTATCAACAGGTTCGACTTTGCGTTGAACATTGCAGACGTATTTGAACTGGATTCAAACCTTATAAATCCTGTTGAAAGTAAGAGTTTCGTTCAGAAAGCTAAAAGGCCCAGAGATTCCTCTTTAAACGTTGAGAAGGTTGAGAAAGATACTGGAATGAAAATGTTCGACACTGTTGAAGGACTTGAATACATGAAGAGAGTTATGGAATCGCATTAA
- the galE gene encoding UDP-glucose 4-epimerase GalE yields the protein MILIVGGAGYIGSHINKELNKRGYETVVFDNLSYGHEDFVKWGVLERGDLGNIDDIRAVFRKYSIEAVMHFAAFTYVGESVEDPQKYYLNNLRNTLNLLQVMLEFDVKKFVFSSTCATYGNPIEIPITEEHPQDPINPYGKGKFMVEKVLEDYSRAYDLQYASLRYFNAAGADPDGEIGEFHEPETHLIPLILDAAAGKRENIMIFGTDYDTPDGTCVRDYIHVTDLADAHIKALEYLKNGGASEFFNLGNGNGFSVREVIEVSREVTGKNIKAVEDERRPGDPPVLVGSSKKAKKILGWKPEYADLHKIVETAWKWHQKL from the coding sequence ATGATTCTCATAGTAGGCGGCGCAGGGTATATAGGTTCACACATTAACAAAGAACTTAACAAAAGAGGATATGAAACTGTTGTTTTTGATAATTTAAGCTATGGACATGAAGATTTTGTTAAATGGGGAGTGCTTGAAAGGGGAGACCTTGGAAACATTGACGATATAAGGGCAGTATTTCGTAAGTATTCCATAGAAGCTGTTATGCACTTTGCAGCCTTCACATACGTTGGGGAATCAGTTGAAGACCCGCAGAAATACTATTTGAACAATTTACGTAACACCCTGAATCTGCTTCAGGTTATGCTTGAATTTGATGTGAAAAAATTCGTTTTCTCATCAACATGTGCAACCTACGGTAACCCCATTGAAATACCAATAACAGAGGAACATCCCCAGGATCCAATAAATCCCTATGGAAAGGGTAAATTTATGGTGGAGAAGGTTTTGGAGGATTACAGCCGTGCTTATGACTTACAGTACGCATCTTTAAGGTACTTCAATGCTGCAGGGGCGGATCCTGATGGAGAAATTGGGGAATTTCATGAACCTGAAACCCATCTCATACCATTGATACTGGATGCTGCAGCAGGTAAAAGGGAAAACATCATGATATTCGGAACAGATTACGATACTCCTGATGGTACCTGTGTCAGGGATTACATACATGTAACTGACCTTGCAGATGCACATATAAAGGCTCTTGAGTATCTGAAAAATGGGGGTGCCAGTGAATTCTTCAACCTTGGAAATGGAAACGGGTTTTCAGTCAGGGAAGTTATAGAAGTGAGCCGTGAAGTTACAGGTAAAAACATCAAAGCAGTTGAGGATGAGAGAAGACCTGGAGATCCACCAGTTCTTGTTGGAAGTTCAAAGAAGGCAAAGAAGATCTTAGGCTGGAAACCAGAGTATGCAGACCTCCATAAGATCGTTGAAACTGCATGGAAATGGCATCAAAAACTTTAA
- a CDS encoding class I SAM-dependent methyltransferase, with protein MFGSSKLKKIKKLNEKASKPEFKSTEIIKSLKIRENDKIVDIGCGGGYFTFKFSDEVGENGLVYAVDMEPEYLDYVKSETRIKGVKNIETVLAEENSLELENDLNLIFLRNVFHHIPEPLSYFNHLKQFLAPDGRIVIIDYKKTKKINFVNLFGHYTSEEDILNVMEKGGYVVLEKFDFLSSQSFTIFKKE; from the coding sequence ATGTTTGGAAGTTCTAAGTTAAAAAAAATTAAAAAACTCAATGAAAAGGCATCTAAACCTGAATTTAAATCAACTGAAATTATAAAATCTCTTAAAATACGTGAAAACGATAAAATTGTAGATATTGGTTGTGGTGGGGGTTATTTCACCTTTAAGTTTTCAGATGAGGTGGGAGAAAATGGATTGGTCTACGCAGTTGACATGGAACCAGAATATCTCGATTATGTGAAGTCTGAAACTCGAATTAAGGGTGTGAAGAATATAGAAACTGTTTTGGCAGAAGAGAACAGTCTTGAGCTTGAAAATGATCTGAACCTTATCTTCTTAAGGAACGTATTTCATCACATACCCGAACCTTTAAGTTACTTCAACCATTTAAAACAATTTTTAGCTCCTGATGGAAGAATTGTTATTATAGACTACAAAAAAACTAAAAAAATCAACTTTGTGAACCTTTTTGGTCACTACACTTCTGAAGAGGATATATTGAATGTCATGGAAAAGGGTGGATACGTTGTTTTGGAGAAATTTGATTTTTTATCCTCTCAATCCTTCACCATTTTCAAGAAGGAGTAA